The DNA segment CTCGCCGCGGACGACGGCGCCGGCGGCGACGACCACGTTGCGCCCGATCCGGGCGCCGGGCAGGATCACCGCGCCGGTCCCGATCCAGCAGCCGGGGCCGATGGAGACGGGCTCCATCCGGGGCCACTGCTTGCCGACCGGCTGGTGCGGGTCGTCGTAGCTGTGGTTGGTCGAGGTGATGTAGACGTACGGCCCGCAGTACGTGTCCGCGCCTATGGTCACCGTCGTGTCGGCGACGACGTGGCTGCCGCGCCCGAGCACGACGCCGTTGCCCAGGGTGAGGATCGGCTCGGGGCCGAGGTCCAGGTCGGGCATGAGCCCCGCGGTCAGCGTGACCTGTTCGCCGATGACGCAGTGGTCGCCCAGTTCGATCCACGGCTCGCCGAACACGGTGCCCTGCGGGAAGGCCAGCCGGGTGCCGGCGCCGATCCGGCCGAACCGCAGCCCGCCGGGGTGTTCGGCGGTGACCGCGCCCGCGTCCCGCGCCCAGCGCCAGCAGCGGTGGACGGCCCCGGACAGGGCGCGCCGCCGCCAGGCGGTCAGGGTGGCGAGGGTGTTCCGGTGGGTGGGCACGGGCTCACGGTAGTCCGCGGCTCCGGGGCGGGCGCGCGCTACGGCCTGTGATCTTCACCCCAACGGCCCGGTGGTCCGGCCGGGCGTCGCATACGGTGTGCCCGAGCCACGGCACCGGGACACGGAGGAGCGCGCGATGGCGGAGCAGGCGTTGGTCATGGCCCTGGGCGGCAAGGAGCCGCGCATCGACGCGGACGCGTTCACGGCGCCGACCTCGGTGGCGATCGGCGACATCACGATGGCCGCGGGCTCCAGCCTCTGGTACCAGGCGGTGCTGCGGGCGGACTGCGGTCCGATCGTGATCGGCGCGGACTCCAACATCCAGGACAACTGCAGCGTGCAC comes from the Streptomyces sp. NBC_00525 genome and includes:
- a CDS encoding acyltransferase is translated as MPTHRNTLATLTAWRRRALSGAVHRCWRWARDAGAVTAEHPGGLRFGRIGAGTRLAFPQGTVFGEPWIELGDHCVIGEQVTLTAGLMPDLDLGPEPILTLGNGVVLGRGSHVVADTTVTIGADTYCGPYVYITSTNHSYDDPHQPVGKQWPRMEPVSIGPGCWIGTGAVILPGARIGRNVVVAAGAVVRGEVPDRAVVAGAPARVVRSWHPDKGWQPPLRTPAPVPIPEGVTPEQLLAVAELEES